The following DNA comes from Candidatus Binatus sp..
GCGGCGCGAGCGTCCTACCGCTCGATTTTCGCCGGCCTCGCATAACGGCCCCACGGCTCGATTTACGGCGCGGGCGCGAGGGTTGACGACTTCCAGCTCCCTGTGGGAAACTCCGGCCAAAGCGGAAGACGGCGCCGCCGCACGGGCGGCGTTAGTCATTCTGACCCATCATTGAACCGTTCGGAGGATCTGTATGGCTGAGCAGGCTCAAGCTACTGACACAGGACCGCGCCCAATTGTTCCATGGCTGAAATTGGCGCCCAAGCCCCATCTCGAAGCTATCAAGTGCGCGTGCGGCGCGATTTATATCGATCCCAAGCGCGTCGCATGCTCGAAGTGCGGCGAGACCGACAAGTTCACTCCGCTGCCCTTGTCCGACAAGGGCAAGGTGTACGTGTTCTCGGTCGTGCATCAGTCATATCCGGGAATCAAGACGCCGTTTGTGACGGCGATTGTCGATCTGCCCGAGGGCATCAGCGTCCGCGCGACTCTGACCGACGTCGATCCCGAGCAGGCGCAGAAGGAACCCAACAAGATTTTCAACCTGCCGGTTGAGTTGGTGACCGGCGTTGCGGCCAAGGATCGCGAAGGGCACGACGTAGTCGCCTTTTCATACCGGCCGAGCAAGAATTAGGGCGCCCAGCAAGCGCGCCGAGCAATATTACGACGGACCCGGGCTTGCAGCCGGGCCGCCAGGAGGAATCAAGATGCGAAATGTTTATGTTCTGGGAACCGGGATGATCAAATTCGGACGCTATCCCGACAAGACCGTCCCCCAACTCGGCGGCCAGGCGGCGATCCTCGCGCTCAGGGACGCCGGAATTTCAATCAAGGACGTCGGGATGTTCGCCTGCGGAAATCTCCAGCAGTCCAACGCGATGGTCGGACAGAGAATCCTGCAGCAGATTGGCCAGACCGGAATCCCGGTAATCAACGTCACCAACGCTTGCGCCACCGGCTCGACCGCGTTTCGCGAGGCGTATATGTCGGTCGCGTCCGGGATGTATGACATCGCGATGGCGGTTGGCGTCGAGCAGATGGGCAAGGCGGGATTGCTCGGCGGGGCAGGCGGCGGCGATCCCGCGTACGTGACCGAGGGCAAGCTCGGCTCCGGCACGATGCCCGTGGTCTTCGGCCAGGCGGGCATCGAGCATATGCGCAAGTACGGCACCAAGCTGGAGCACTTCGCAAAAATCTCGGTGAAGTCGCACAAGCACGCGACCAAGAATCCATTTTCGCAGTACCGCAACGAAGTCTCGCTCGAAGACGTGATGAATGCGCGCATGATCGCTTATCCCAACACGCTTTATATGTGTTGCCCGACCGGAGACGGCGCGGCGGCGGCGATTCTGGTCAGCGAGGACAAGCTCAAACAGCTTGCCGGCGGACGCAAGCGCGCGAAAGTGGCGGCTTCCGTGCTCACCTCGGACCCGTGGACCGATCGCGACCTCACCCTGCCCGACGTCAGCACGCTCACGCGCCGCGCGTCGAAGCAGGCCTACGAGACCGCCGGCATCGGACCCAAGGACATCGCGCTTACCGAACTGCACGACTGCTTCGCCACGGCTGAGCTGGTGCATTACGAAAACCTCGGACTGTGCGGCGAGGGCGAAGCCGGCAAGTTCATCGACTCGGGCGGCGGCATGCATCCGAGCCTCGGCGGCCATGATCCGGTCAACGTTTCGGGCGGATTGCTCTCGAAGGGGCACCCGCTCGGCGCCACCGGCGTCGCGAATATCTGCGAAGTGGTTTGGCATCTGACGCAGGACGATCGCGCGAAAGACCGCTTGGTGCCTAACGCCAAGGCGGGCCAGGCCCACGTGATCGGGCTGGGTTCCGCCTGCACGATCCATGTCCTGACGGTATAATTCAGGAAGCAACGCCTAATCGGCGCTTCGAGAGAGGGCCGCCCAAAAAAGGCGGCCCTTTTTCTTTCCCGATCGGGCCGATAAATTCGGAAGCTTGAACTCGACCGATTGAAATATTGGATGGAACCGAAGGGAAAAATTCGCAATCGCCCGCAACCGACGGCTGAACGACTCGGCTACCCGGCGGACGCGCGCGTGCTCATCCTCAATGCGGATGATTTCGGCATGTGCCACGACCAGAACGAGGGCGTCATCCGGGGCCTGACAGATGGCCTGTTTACGTCGTCAACGATTCTGGTGACGTGCCCGTGGTTCGAGGAGGCGGCGGACTTTGCGCGGACCAATCCTGCCGCCGACCTCGGCGTACATCTCACGCTGACCGCGGAATGGGATCGCTACAAGTGGGGACCAGTGCTGGGACGGCGCGCAGTGCCGTCGCTGGTGGACGAGCGCGGGTATCTATGGCAGACCGTCGCGCAGGTTTACGAGCATGCCCGCCTCGACGAGGCGGAGGCGGAACTGCGCGCGCAAATCGAAAAGGCGCTCGCCGCGGGAATCGATGCGACGCACCTCGATTCGCACATGGGGACATTGCAATTGCGCGCCGACTATCACGAGATTTACGCGCGGCTGGCCAATGAGTATCGCGTGCCGATCAGGCTGGCGTCGCGCCGGCGGATGGGCAGCGAAGGGATGGGTGCGATTCTCGATCAGCTCGACCGGTTCGGCGTCGTCACTCCCGATCATCTGGTATTCAACGGGCCGCCGTGGGTGGGCGAGACCGAGTCCTACTGGACGAATCTTATTCGCACACTTGAGCCGGGCGTGACTGAGATTTTGTGTCATCCCGCGCTCGCTCGCGACGAACTCAAGAGCTGCGCGCATGACGCTTTGCAACGCGAGGCGGACTTCCGGTACTTCACCTCCGAAAAAGCGCGCCGGCTGATCGCGGATGAGGGCGTCGCGCTCGCCGGCTTTCGCCGACTGCGCGGCTTGATGCGCGGTGACCCGGCTCGCGCGTGATGAATTGAAAACAGTGTGACAACTTGGAACTGACACGACTCAGAGGATTTCGAGATCTAATCGGCGCCGACGCGCGTGCGATGAGCCTCATCGAGGAGCGGGCTCGCGCGCTGGTCGAGCGCTATTCGATGAAAGAGGTCCGGATTCCGGTGCTGGAACGCACGCAACTCTACCTGCGCTCGACTGGCGAAACCTCGGACATCGTCGAAAAACAGATGTACACATTCGCCGATCGCGACGAAGGCGAAACGGTCGTCGCGCTGCGGCCCGAAGGCACGCCCGGCGTGGTGCGCGCATACATCGAGGCCGGGTTCGATCGCACCGAGCCCGAGCAGCGGCTGTTCTACTCGGGTCCGATGTTCCGTCGCGAACGCCCGCAGAAGGGCCGCTATCGGCAGTTCTATCAGTTTGGCGTCGAGATATTCGGCCGGCCCGACGCCGCCTGCGACGCCGAACTGCTGATAATGATTGACGACCTTTGCCGCGACCTCAAAGTTCCGTTCACCATGGAAATCAATTCCATCGGCGACCAGAAGTGCCGGCCCGCCTTTCGCAGCGCGCTCGTGCAATGGGGTCGCGCGCATTGGAACGAACTCTGCGACGACTGCCACAATCGCATCGATCGCAATCCGCTGCGTCTGCTCGACTGCAAAATTGACGCGAAGCTCGCCGAGTCGGCGCCTAATAGCCTCGATTACCTATGCGATGAATGCCGGGCACACTTCGATACCGTAAAGGGACTTTTGACCGCCGCGAGTGTCCAATACGCCGTCAATCCGCGCATGGTGCGCGGGCTGGACTATTACACGCGCACCGCGTTCGAGGTGATGGCGGGCGGCCTCGGCGCGCAGAGCACGGTCGTGGCGGGAGGACGATACGACGGGCTGGTCGAGACGATGGGTGGCGCGGCGGTTGCGGGGATCGGTTTCGCGATCGGCGTCGATCGGATGGCGCTGGCTCTGCAAGCGGCCGGGCTGGCGCCTACCGGGGCGCCGGACGCCGCGATAATTGCGATGGGGCCGGCGGCGACGCGCCATGCGATCGTCGTGGCGCGCAATCTGCGCGCTGCGAATCTGAACGTCGAGATGCTCTCGCCCGAGCGTAAGATGAAGACGTTGCTTGCGCGCGCGTCGAAGATTGGCGCGCGCGTCGCAGTAATAATCGGCGACGACGAACTGGCGCGCGGCGTCGTGCAAATCCGCGACCTGAAGCAGAGCACGCAGCGCGAAGTCGCTGTGGCGGAGGCGGCCCGCGCGATTGCGGACGCTCGCGCAGAGTGACTGTTTCTTGCGCCGCCGGGCACAGGTATTCTGCGACCACGACCAGCATTGAACTGTGATGGGTAATGCCGAAAACTGAGCAATATTCTCCGCTGCCGCCCTGGCCTCGAACCGATTACTGCGGCGCGATTCGCGCCACCGACGTTGACCGCGAGGTTGCGCTGTGGGGCTGGGTCCAGACCCGGCGCGATCACGGCGGGCTTATTTTCATCGATCTTCGCGACCGCGACGGTATCGTCCAGCTGGTGCTGAATCCCAAGCACGACGGCGCCGCCCACGCGGCGGCCGGCGACACGCGCTCGGAGTTTTACGTTGCGGTCAAGGGCAAGGTGGTGCGCCGCGCCGACGGCACCGTCAACGCGGAGCTTCCGACCGGCGAAATCGAGGTACTGGTCAGCGCATTCGAGACTCTGAGCGCGTCGGCGCCGCTGCCGTTTCAGATTGCCGACGCCGGTGCGACCGCCGAGGAAATCCGCCTCAAGCACCGCTATCTCGATCTGCGCCGCCCCGAGATGCAGCGCAACCTGCGCTGGCGCCATCAGGCGTTGCAGGCGGTTCGCAGCCATCTCGATCAAAACGGGTTCATCGACGTCGAGACGCCGATACTTTTCAAATCGACGCCCGAGGGCGCGCGCGATTACCTGGTGCCGAGCCGCGTGAACCCCGGCAAATTCTACGCGCTGCCGCAATCGCCGCAGTTGTTGAAGCAGATTCTGATGATCGGCGGACTCGATCGCTATTATCAGATAGCCCGGTGTTTCCGCGACGAGGATTTGCGCGCGAATCGCCAGCCCGAATTCAGCCAGATCGATATCGAGATGACGTGCCCGCGGCCCGAGGATATCCAATCGATCGCGGAGGGGATGATCGCGTCGGTTTATCGCAACGTGCTCGACCTGGACGTGAAGCCGCCTTTTGCGCGGATTGCGTATGCCGAGGCGATGGAACGTTTCGGCATCGACAAGCCCGATATGCGCTTCGGGCTCGAGCTGAAAAATCTCACGGCCGCATTCGCGGGGACCTCGTTCAAGGTGTTCGCGGAAATTCTCGCGCGCGCCGAATCCGTGTACGGGATAAACCTCCCGGGCGATCATGCGCTCAGCCGCCGTGAACTCGACGAGCTTGCCGAGTCGGTGAAATCGCGCCATGCGATGGGACTGGCGTGGATAAAGGCGGGCGAGGGCGGATGGCAGGGACCGATCGCAAAGTATTTGAGCGACGGCGAGAGAGCCGCGGCGACCGCGGCCTCCGGATTGAAGGCCGGCGGTACGCTGTTGATGGTCGCGGGACCGCCGGACAAGGTGCGGCCGGTTCTCGGGGACATCCGTTTGCAGCTCGCCGCGAAATTCGGTCTGGACAAATCCGGCGAGCTCAAATTTTTGTGGGTGGTCGATTTCCCGCTGTTCGATTACAGCGCCGAAGCCCAGCGCATGGTTTCCGTGAACCATCCGTTCACCGCGCCTCACCCCGGCGATCTTGCGATGCTCGAATCCGCGCCGCTCAAGGCTCGCGCACTCGCGTACGACATGGTGCTTAACGGCCAGGAACTCGGCGGCGGCTCGATTCGTATCCATAGCCGCGAGCTTCAATTGAAGGTATTTGAATTGTTGGGGCTGACCCGCGAGGAGGCGATGGATCGCTTCGGCTTTCTGCTCGACGCACTGAAATATGGAGCGCCGCCCCATGGCGGAATCGCTTTCGGAGTCGATCGGATTTGCATGATGCTGTGCGGCGCCGAGTCGCTGCGCGACGTGATTGCATTCCCCAAGACGCAAAAGGCGGTTGACCCAATGAGCGGAGCGCCGTCGCAAGTCGATCCGCGCCAGCTCAAGGAATTGTCGATCAAGGTGACGTCATGAAAGCCAGTTGGAAGGCGGGACCGGCGCGGTTGGCGCTTTTGGCGGCGGCGCTGTGGCTGGCGGGATGCACCACGATGGCGGCGGACGCGGTTAACTCCACCACCGGGGCGGTCAGCGACGCGATCAACCGCCGCGACGTGAAGACGCATGCGGTGAGCTCGATCAAAACGCTCACCATCGATCGGGTCGCGGTGATGCCGCTGATAGAAGCCGCCCCGGGTGGCGGCGAGCCGCTGGCTCCAGGAGCCGCAGAGGCGATTACCGCCGAGCTCTACAGCCAGGTCGCGGTGGCGGGTGGATGGGAACCGATCGCGGAGCAGGATGTCGAGGCGGCGCTCCAGAAGATGCCGCCGACCACGCTCACGAACCTTGACGGGAATGCGCTCCAGCTCGGCCATGATGTGTCGGCCGACGGCGTAATCTACGGCACCGTCGAACGCTACCAGGAACGGGTCGGGATGGATTACTCGGCGGCTAGCCCGGCTTCGGTGGCGTTCTCGCTGAAGTTCGTCGATCTCAAGAGCAAGCAAGTCGTCTGGACGGCGAAGTTTGCCAAGTCGCAGGCGGCTTTGAGCCAAAATCTGTTTGACCTCGCCAATTTCGTGCAGCGTTCCGGGCGCTGGGTGCGCGCCCATGAGATCGCGCTCGAGGGCGTGAAGGAAGCGGTCGCCAATCTTCATGGCGATCTCAGCCTGAATCAAAACGTCAAGCGCTTCGAAACCGGCAGCTACGGCGAGCTCAAGTCCGGACAGCAGCGCTACAACACCGGCCCGCAGGGAATCTACTAGCAGGGGTGACCCCTGCACCCAATGTTAAGAAGATCGGCACCGCCGCAGGATGCGGCCCTTGCCCTTAGCCTAACCTCTCCTTGTCCGAAGCGAGTGCCCGCCCTGAACGAAGCCGAAGGGGCGATCCGGCGCGGATACGCGGGCTAAGAGCTGCATGTTTGGCCAAGGCAAAACGGAAATTCCGGTCAAGAGGAGGCGGACGCAATGGCAGCCAAGGTACAGGTGATCTTCTACTCGATGTATGGGCACATCTACAAAATGGCCGAAGCGGTCGCCGCCGGCGTTCGCGAAGTGCCCGGCGTCGAGGTGAGTCTCTACCAGGTGCCGGAACTGGCGCCCGACGCGGTGCTTGAAAAGAGCGGCGCGAAGAAAGCCCGCGACGCGTTCGCGCACATTCCGATCGCGACGGTCAATCAGCTTCCCGAAGCTGACGCGATCATCTTTGGCACGCCGACGCGATTTGGAAACATGGCGGCGCAAATGCGCAACTTTCTCGATCAATGCGGCGGGCTATGGGTACGCAATGCGCTGGTGGGCAAAGTCGGCAGCGTTTTCGCCAGCACTGGAACCCAACACGGCGGCCAGGAAACCACCATCACCAGTTTTCATACCACGCTGCTGCATCTGGGCATGATCATCGTCGGCGTGCCATATTCCGCGAAGGGACTTTCGAACATGGGCGAAATTTCCGGCGGAACTCCCTATGGAGCGACCACGCTCGCGAACTCCGACGGGAGCCGTCAGCCGTCGAAGAACGAACTCGAGATCGCGCAGTTCCAGGGACGCCACGTCGCCGACATCGCGCGACGGCTGGTTCAGGCTCGATAGCGACAGATTTGGAGAACGCGATGATTACCTTGCGCAAAGCTTCAGAGCGAGGGCTGACCAAACTCGACTGGCTCAGTAGCCGCCATACGTTTTCTTTCGGCGACTATTTCGATCCGAAGGAGAATGGGTTCTCGGTGTTGCGCGTCATCAACGATGACTGGATCGCAGCGGCGAAGGGCTTCGGCGCCCATCCTCATCGCGACATGGAGATCATCACCTATGTGCTGGAAGGCGCGGTCGAGCATCGCGACAGCCTCGGCACGCGGAGCGTGATTCCAGCCGGCGATGTGCAACGAATGACGGCTGGAACCGGCATCCAGCACAGCGAGTTCAATCCGTCGCCGACGCAGTCGCTACATCTTCTTCAGATTTGGATTCTCCCCGAGGCGGCCGGAATCAAGCCCGGCTATGAGCAGAAGACTTTGGGCGATCGCACCAAGGGACGATTGAGCCTCGTCGCATCGCACGCGGGTGGCGACGGCGCGCTCAGGATTCATCAGGACGCCGGCTTGTATATCGGCGCACTCGATGGCGGCCAGTCGCTGGACAAAGAACTCGCCGTCGGCCGCAACGCCTACGTCCACGTCTCGCGCGGCAAGGTCAACCTCAACGGCGTCGCGCTCGCAGAAGGCGACGGTGCGAAGGTTGCCGATGAGTCGCGCTTGAAATTCGCCGCGCCTGAAGCTGCCGAAGTGCTCCTATTCGATCTTCCCTAGAGCGCGCGCTCGAATGTGGTTCTGACGACGGTGTGAGTTGCCGATTCCTGCGGAACCGGGCGGCGCCGATCAGACCCGCAGGGAATCCGTCACCAGAGGTGACCCCTGCACCCAATGTTAAGAAGAGATGCGGGACTCCGTCCAGGTTAGAAGTGGCTAAGACACGAACGCGCTATTCCCAGGGCGAGTGCGGCTTCATCTTGAGCGCCTGCGCGACCGCGGGATGCACGACATGGCCGTCGAAGGTGTTCAGCCCGTGGCGAATTGCGGGGTTGTGCAGTCCGGCCCCGAGAATCCCGTGATCCGCGATCTCCAGCGCATAGGTGAGCGTCGCATTGGTGAGCGCGTAGGTTGATGTGTGCGGCACCATCGCCGGCATGTTGGTCACGCAGTA
Coding sequences within:
- a CDS encoding Zn-ribbon domain-containing OB-fold protein, which translates into the protein MAEQAQATDTGPRPIVPWLKLAPKPHLEAIKCACGAIYIDPKRVACSKCGETDKFTPLPLSDKGKVYVFSVVHQSYPGIKTPFVTAIVDLPEGISVRATLTDVDPEQAQKEPNKIFNLPVELVTGVAAKDREGHDVVAFSYRPSKN
- a CDS encoding thiolase family protein; this translates as MRNVYVLGTGMIKFGRYPDKTVPQLGGQAAILALRDAGISIKDVGMFACGNLQQSNAMVGQRILQQIGQTGIPVINVTNACATGSTAFREAYMSVASGMYDIAMAVGVEQMGKAGLLGGAGGGDPAYVTEGKLGSGTMPVVFGQAGIEHMRKYGTKLEHFAKISVKSHKHATKNPFSQYRNEVSLEDVMNARMIAYPNTLYMCCPTGDGAAAAILVSEDKLKQLAGGRKRAKVAASVLTSDPWTDRDLTLPDVSTLTRRASKQAYETAGIGPKDIALTELHDCFATAELVHYENLGLCGEGEAGKFIDSGGGMHPSLGGHDPVNVSGGLLSKGHPLGATGVANICEVVWHLTQDDRAKDRLVPNAKAGQAHVIGLGSACTIHVLTV
- a CDS encoding polysaccharide deacetylase family protein, whose product is MEPKGKIRNRPQPTAERLGYPADARVLILNADDFGMCHDQNEGVIRGLTDGLFTSSTILVTCPWFEEAADFARTNPAADLGVHLTLTAEWDRYKWGPVLGRRAVPSLVDERGYLWQTVAQVYEHARLDEAEAELRAQIEKALAAGIDATHLDSHMGTLQLRADYHEIYARLANEYRVPIRLASRRRMGSEGMGAILDQLDRFGVVTPDHLVFNGPPWVGETESYWTNLIRTLEPGVTEILCHPALARDELKSCAHDALQREADFRYFTSEKARRLIADEGVALAGFRRLRGLMRGDPARA
- the hisS gene encoding histidine--tRNA ligase; the encoded protein is MELTRLRGFRDLIGADARAMSLIEERARALVERYSMKEVRIPVLERTQLYLRSTGETSDIVEKQMYTFADRDEGETVVALRPEGTPGVVRAYIEAGFDRTEPEQRLFYSGPMFRRERPQKGRYRQFYQFGVEIFGRPDAACDAELLIMIDDLCRDLKVPFTMEINSIGDQKCRPAFRSALVQWGRAHWNELCDDCHNRIDRNPLRLLDCKIDAKLAESAPNSLDYLCDECRAHFDTVKGLLTAASVQYAVNPRMVRGLDYYTRTAFEVMAGGLGAQSTVVAGGRYDGLVETMGGAAVAGIGFAIGVDRMALALQAAGLAPTGAPDAAIIAMGPAATRHAIVVARNLRAANLNVEMLSPERKMKTLLARASKIGARVAVIIGDDELARGVVQIRDLKQSTQREVAVAEAARAIADARAE
- the aspS gene encoding aspartate--tRNA ligase, producing MPKTEQYSPLPPWPRTDYCGAIRATDVDREVALWGWVQTRRDHGGLIFIDLRDRDGIVQLVLNPKHDGAAHAAAGDTRSEFYVAVKGKVVRRADGTVNAELPTGEIEVLVSAFETLSASAPLPFQIADAGATAEEIRLKHRYLDLRRPEMQRNLRWRHQALQAVRSHLDQNGFIDVETPILFKSTPEGARDYLVPSRVNPGKFYALPQSPQLLKQILMIGGLDRYYQIARCFRDEDLRANRQPEFSQIDIEMTCPRPEDIQSIAEGMIASVYRNVLDLDVKPPFARIAYAEAMERFGIDKPDMRFGLELKNLTAAFAGTSFKVFAEILARAESVYGINLPGDHALSRRELDELAESVKSRHAMGLAWIKAGEGGWQGPIAKYLSDGERAAATAASGLKAGGTLLMVAGPPDKVRPVLGDIRLQLAAKFGLDKSGELKFLWVVDFPLFDYSAEAQRMVSVNHPFTAPHPGDLAMLESAPLKARALAYDMVLNGQELGGGSIRIHSRELQLKVFELLGLTREEAMDRFGFLLDALKYGAPPHGGIAFGVDRICMMLCGAESLRDVIAFPKTQKAVDPMSGAPSQVDPRQLKELSIKVTS
- the wrbA gene encoding NAD(P)H:quinone oxidoreductase, which produces MAAKVQVIFYSMYGHIYKMAEAVAAGVREVPGVEVSLYQVPELAPDAVLEKSGAKKARDAFAHIPIATVNQLPEADAIIFGTPTRFGNMAAQMRNFLDQCGGLWVRNALVGKVGSVFASTGTQHGGQETTITSFHTTLLHLGMIIVGVPYSAKGLSNMGEISGGTPYGATTLANSDGSRQPSKNELEIAQFQGRHVADIARRLVQAR
- a CDS encoding pirin family protein, producing the protein MITLRKASERGLTKLDWLSSRHTFSFGDYFDPKENGFSVLRVINDDWIAAAKGFGAHPHRDMEIITYVLEGAVEHRDSLGTRSVIPAGDVQRMTAGTGIQHSEFNPSPTQSLHLLQIWILPEAAGIKPGYEQKTLGDRTKGRLSLVASHAGGDGALRIHQDAGLYIGALDGGQSLDKELAVGRNAYVHVSRGKVNLNGVALAEGDGAKVADESRLKFAAPEAAEVLLFDLP